In Chryseobacterium camelliae, one DNA window encodes the following:
- a CDS encoding DUF1501 domain-containing protein produces the protein MLIKRRDFLKISSLATASFLMPNFLKAMTLENALEADDKILIVLQFTGGNDGLNTIIPVRNDIYFRGRKSIAIQNSLSLNDEAGIHPSLSYFKELYDNGELSVLNNVGYPDPDKSHFRSMDIWQSASKSNEYLDTGWLGRYLDEECYRCERPTQALEVDDMLSLALKGDNNKAFAFKDPKRLYQTSQEKYFKSLYDHHHDDETVSYLYQTLGSTINNAGYIFKESQTKKTDQTYPGSQLGKDFKTVASLVKSDINTRVYYLSVGSFDTHVNQNDRQQKLFDDINDSVESFVKDMKSNGLFDKILLMTFSEFGRRVAQNASNGTDHGTANQMFFISGGLKKKGLLNPLPDLQKLNEGDLIYSEDFRKVYATILKNWLRADSSKVLGWKDGTYDFI, from the coding sequence ATGCTAATCAAAAGAAGAGATTTTCTCAAAATAAGTTCACTGGCAACCGCCTCTTTCCTGATGCCCAATTTCCTGAAAGCCATGACGCTTGAAAATGCCCTTGAAGCAGATGACAAAATATTGATAGTGCTTCAGTTTACTGGTGGAAATGACGGGCTGAATACCATTATCCCGGTACGGAATGATATCTATTTCAGAGGACGGAAAAGCATTGCCATACAGAATTCCCTGTCGCTAAATGATGAAGCAGGCATTCATCCTTCTTTGTCATATTTCAAAGAGCTTTATGATAATGGTGAGCTCTCTGTGCTGAACAATGTAGGTTATCCGGACCCCGACAAATCGCATTTCAGGAGCATGGATATCTGGCAATCTGCCAGCAAAAGCAATGAGTATCTGGATACTGGATGGCTTGGAAGATACCTTGATGAAGAATGCTACCGATGCGAACGTCCCACTCAGGCGCTTGAGGTAGATGATATGCTGAGTCTTGCTCTGAAGGGTGATAATAACAAGGCCTTCGCATTTAAAGATCCAAAAAGGCTGTACCAGACCAGCCAGGAAAAATACTTTAAATCCCTTTACGACCATCATCATGATGACGAAACGGTCTCTTACCTGTACCAGACCCTGGGCTCCACGATTAATAATGCAGGCTATATCTTTAAGGAAAGCCAGACGAAGAAAACAGACCAGACCTATCCCGGTTCTCAGCTCGGAAAGGATTTCAAAACCGTAGCCTCACTGGTTAAGTCTGACATCAACACCCGGGTCTATTATCTTTCTGTGGGCAGCTTTGACACGCATGTAAACCAGAATGACCGCCAGCAAAAGCTTTTTGATGACATTAATGACTCTGTTGAATCATTTGTAAAGGACATGAAGAGCAACGGATTATTTGATAAGATCCTTTTAATGACCTTTTCGGAATTCGGGCGCCGTGTTGCCCAGAATGCCAGCAACGGGACCGACCACGGGACAGCGAACCAGATGTTTTTCATCAGTGGCGGACTGAAGAAAAAGGGACTGCTGAATCCGCTTCCTGATCTGCAAAAGCTGAATGAGGGAGACCTGATCTATTCTGAGGATTTCAGAAAAGTATATGCAACGATTCTTAAGAACTGGCTCCGGGCAGATTCTTCCAAAGTATTGGGATGGAAAGACGGAACCTATGATTTCATATAA
- a CDS encoding DUF1800 domain-containing protein, translated as MSLTFMTVFHPKNKIPMAASSLLNNKHLLWRAGFGPAAGQYASLAGKDSKSLLAELFKHHDFNEIRYTTPDLPDTPANMMDSQSAAEKKKEMQKTYSKQNNELNLAFLDSMIHSEDQLREKMAFFWHGHFACRVNNPQYNQQLLNTIRKNALGSFRDLLFEVSQSPAMLNFLNNQQNKKDHPNENFAREVMELFTMGRGNYTEKDIREGARAFTGWSYDKEGNFQEKLKVHDEGVKTFLGKTGNFNGADVLNSILDRKATAHFITAKIYRFFVNENPDDNIIDDLSENFYDSGYDIKKLVKAIFSSSWFYNRRNIGNRIKSPIELMAGISRTLPMKIQNPENLIVYQKLLGQMLLYPPNVSGWPSGKSWIDSSTLMVRLQIPQIWSGLRPLEYTPRQDDDIDMGIKSRETALNKMFKNPNIVIDWPLVEQIFTDKNCEDYLIQNPTSLDMNTVKNFSDRSIKANIINLMSTPEYQLM; from the coding sequence CCTGCAGCAGGACAGTATGCCAGCCTTGCCGGAAAGGACAGCAAATCCCTACTGGCCGAATTGTTTAAACATCATGATTTCAATGAGATCAGGTATACCACTCCGGACCTGCCGGATACTCCTGCCAATATGATGGACAGCCAGTCTGCAGCAGAAAAGAAGAAGGAAATGCAGAAAACCTACAGCAAGCAGAATAATGAATTGAATCTTGCGTTCCTGGACTCTATGATCCATAGTGAGGACCAGCTGAGGGAAAAGATGGCGTTCTTCTGGCACGGACATTTTGCATGCCGGGTGAACAATCCTCAATACAACCAGCAACTGCTTAATACCATCAGGAAAAATGCATTGGGAAGTTTCCGTGATCTCCTTTTTGAAGTAAGCCAGTCTCCGGCTATGCTGAACTTCCTGAACAATCAGCAGAATAAAAAAGACCATCCTAATGAGAATTTCGCCCGAGAAGTTATGGAGCTCTTTACCATGGGAAGAGGGAATTATACGGAGAAGGATATCCGGGAAGGAGCACGGGCCTTTACAGGATGGAGCTATGATAAGGAAGGGAATTTCCAGGAAAAACTAAAAGTGCATGACGAAGGCGTGAAAACCTTTCTTGGAAAAACAGGAAATTTCAATGGAGCTGACGTTTTGAATAGTATTCTTGACCGGAAAGCTACCGCGCACTTCATCACGGCTAAAATTTACCGTTTCTTCGTGAATGAAAACCCCGATGACAATATTATTGATGACCTGAGCGAAAATTTTTATGACTCCGGTTATGATATTAAAAAACTGGTGAAGGCCATTTTTTCATCATCCTGGTTTTACAACCGCAGAAACATCGGCAACAGGATCAAATCCCCGATTGAGCTGATGGCAGGAATTTCGAGAACACTTCCCATGAAGATCCAGAACCCGGAAAACCTGATTGTATACCAGAAACTTCTAGGCCAGATGCTTCTCTACCCGCCCAATGTATCCGGATGGCCCAGCGGAAAATCCTGGATCGACAGTTCCACGCTGATGGTGCGGCTACAGATTCCTCAAATATGGTCAGGCTTGCGCCCGCTGGAATATACGCCGCGGCAGGATGACGATATCGACATGGGCATCAAATCCAGGGAAACGGCACTGAACAAGATGTTTAAAAATCCGAATATTGTGATCGATTGGCCACTGGTGGAACAGATTTTTACCGATAAAAACTGTGAAGATTACCTGATCCAGAATCCGACTTCACTGGATATGAATACTGTAAAAAATTTTTCTGACCGGAGCATAAAAGCGAACATCATCAACCTGATGTCAACACCGGAGTACCAGCTCATGTAA